A single region of the Anguilla anguilla isolate fAngAng1 chromosome 17, fAngAng1.pri, whole genome shotgun sequence genome encodes:
- the LOC118217045 gene encoding ataxin-7-like protein 3 isoform X1, which translates to MKMEDMSLSGLDNTKLEALAHDIYSDLVEDACLGLCFEVHRAVKQGYFFLDDTDQESMKDFEIVDEPGVDIFGQVYNQWKNKECVCPNCSRSIAASRFAPHLEKCLGMGRNSSRIANRRIASSNNMSKSESDQEDNDDINDNDWSYGAEKKAKKRKSDKNPNSPRRSKSLKHKNGEHSSSVNSDTYKYNYNCGISYETLGPDELRSLLTTQCGVVSEHTKKMCTRRSLRCPQHTDEQRRTVRVFLMGPSASTLPDPDTVAESDGFDASDGQTLIGRLQWDGSDISPSDSASSKASTNNSDSKKPKKKKKPSLGLGGGGGGGGGASSGGGGASGSSQGSLSLSNRKKKPKLPAPPTPSIYDDLN; encoded by the exons ATGAAAATGGAGGATATGTCTCTGTCTGGCCTGGACAACACCAAGCTGGAG gccttaGCTCACGACATATACTCTGACCTGGTGGAGGACGCCTGCCTGGGGCTGTGCTTCGAGGTGCACCGCGCCGTCAAGCAGGGCTACTTCTTCCTGGACGACACGGACCAGGAGAGCATGAAGGACTTCG AAATCGTGGACGAGCCGGGGGTGGACATATTCGGGCAGGTGTACAACCAGTGGAAGAACAAGGAGTGCGTCTGCCCCAACTGCAGCCGGAGCATCGCGGCCTCGCGCTTCGCCCCCCACCTGGAGAAGTGCCTGGGCATGGGCCGCAACAGCAGCCGCATCGCCAACCGCAG AATAGCCAGCAGCAACAACATGAGCAAATCGGAAAGCGACCAGGAGGACAACGATGACATCAACGACAACGACTGGTCATACGGGGCGGAGAAGAAAG CTAAGAAGAGGAAGTCAGACAAG aaTCCGAATTCGCCCAGAAGATCGAAATCTTTGAAGCATAAAAACG GAGAGCACAGCAGTAGCGTCAACTCGGATACATACAAG taCAACTACAACTGCGGCATCAGCTACGAAACCTTGGGCCCAGATGAGCTGAGGTCGCTGTTGACGACG CAATGCGGGGTTGTGTCGGAGCACACGAAGAAGATGTGCACACG CAGGTCACTGCGGTGTCCCCAGCACACGGACGAACAGAGGAGGACCGTCCGGGTGTTCCTCATGGGGCCGTCTGC GTCAACGCTGCCTGACCCTGACACAGTGGCAGAGAGCGATGGCTTTGACGCCTCAGATGGGCAGACTCTGATTGGCCGGCTGCAGTGGGATGGGTCGGacatctctccctctgactccgcctcctccaAAGCAA gcactAATAACTCAGACTCCAAGAAgcccaagaagaagaagaagccatCGCTGGGTCTGGGCGGtggcgggggaggcgggggcggggccagcagtggaggaggcggggccagcggCAGCTCGCAGGGAAGCCTGAGCTTGTCCAATCGCAAGAAAAAGCCCAAGCTGCcggctcctcccacccccagcaTTTACGACGACCTGAATTAG
- the LOC118217045 gene encoding ataxin-7-like protein 3 isoform X2, whose product MKMEDMSLSGLDNTKLEALAHDIYSDLVEDACLGLCFEVHRAVKQGYFFLDDTDQESMKDFEIVDEPGVDIFGQVYNQWKNKECVCPNCSRSIAASRFAPHLEKCLGMGRNSSRIANRRIASSNNMSKSESDQEDNDDINDNDWSYGAEKKAKKRKSDKNPNSPRRSKSLKHKNGEHSSSVNSDTYKYNYNCGISYETLGPDELRSLLTTQCGVVSEHTKKMCTRSLRCPQHTDEQRRTVRVFLMGPSASTLPDPDTVAESDGFDASDGQTLIGRLQWDGSDISPSDSASSKASTNNSDSKKPKKKKKPSLGLGGGGGGGGGASSGGGGASGSSQGSLSLSNRKKKPKLPAPPTPSIYDDLN is encoded by the exons ATGAAAATGGAGGATATGTCTCTGTCTGGCCTGGACAACACCAAGCTGGAG gccttaGCTCACGACATATACTCTGACCTGGTGGAGGACGCCTGCCTGGGGCTGTGCTTCGAGGTGCACCGCGCCGTCAAGCAGGGCTACTTCTTCCTGGACGACACGGACCAGGAGAGCATGAAGGACTTCG AAATCGTGGACGAGCCGGGGGTGGACATATTCGGGCAGGTGTACAACCAGTGGAAGAACAAGGAGTGCGTCTGCCCCAACTGCAGCCGGAGCATCGCGGCCTCGCGCTTCGCCCCCCACCTGGAGAAGTGCCTGGGCATGGGCCGCAACAGCAGCCGCATCGCCAACCGCAG AATAGCCAGCAGCAACAACATGAGCAAATCGGAAAGCGACCAGGAGGACAACGATGACATCAACGACAACGACTGGTCATACGGGGCGGAGAAGAAAG CTAAGAAGAGGAAGTCAGACAAG aaTCCGAATTCGCCCAGAAGATCGAAATCTTTGAAGCATAAAAACG GAGAGCACAGCAGTAGCGTCAACTCGGATACATACAAG taCAACTACAACTGCGGCATCAGCTACGAAACCTTGGGCCCAGATGAGCTGAGGTCGCTGTTGACGACG CAATGCGGGGTTGTGTCGGAGCACACGAAGAAGATGTGCACACG GTCACTGCGGTGTCCCCAGCACACGGACGAACAGAGGAGGACCGTCCGGGTGTTCCTCATGGGGCCGTCTGC GTCAACGCTGCCTGACCCTGACACAGTGGCAGAGAGCGATGGCTTTGACGCCTCAGATGGGCAGACTCTGATTGGCCGGCTGCAGTGGGATGGGTCGGacatctctccctctgactccgcctcctccaAAGCAA gcactAATAACTCAGACTCCAAGAAgcccaagaagaagaagaagccatCGCTGGGTCTGGGCGGtggcgggggaggcgggggcggggccagcagtggaggaggcggggccagcggCAGCTCGCAGGGAAGCCTGAGCTTGTCCAATCGCAAGAAAAAGCCCAAGCTGCcggctcctcccacccccagcaTTTACGACGACCTGAATTAG
- the LOC118217045 gene encoding ataxin-7-like protein 3 isoform X3 gives MKMEDMSLSGLDNTKLEALAHDIYSDLVEDACLGLCFEVHRAVKQGYFFLDDTDQESMKDFEIVDEPGVDIFGQVYNQWKNKECVCPNCSRSIAASRFAPHLEKCLGMGRNSSRIANRRIASSNNMSKSESDQEDNDDINDNDWSYGAEKKAKKRKSDKNPNSPRRSKSLKHKNGEHSSSVNSDTYKYNYNCGISYETLGPDELRSLLTTQCGVVSEHTKKMCTRSTLPDPDTVAESDGFDASDGQTLIGRLQWDGSDISPSDSASSKASTNNSDSKKPKKKKKPSLGLGGGGGGGGGASSGGGGASGSSQGSLSLSNRKKKPKLPAPPTPSIYDDLN, from the exons ATGAAAATGGAGGATATGTCTCTGTCTGGCCTGGACAACACCAAGCTGGAG gccttaGCTCACGACATATACTCTGACCTGGTGGAGGACGCCTGCCTGGGGCTGTGCTTCGAGGTGCACCGCGCCGTCAAGCAGGGCTACTTCTTCCTGGACGACACGGACCAGGAGAGCATGAAGGACTTCG AAATCGTGGACGAGCCGGGGGTGGACATATTCGGGCAGGTGTACAACCAGTGGAAGAACAAGGAGTGCGTCTGCCCCAACTGCAGCCGGAGCATCGCGGCCTCGCGCTTCGCCCCCCACCTGGAGAAGTGCCTGGGCATGGGCCGCAACAGCAGCCGCATCGCCAACCGCAG AATAGCCAGCAGCAACAACATGAGCAAATCGGAAAGCGACCAGGAGGACAACGATGACATCAACGACAACGACTGGTCATACGGGGCGGAGAAGAAAG CTAAGAAGAGGAAGTCAGACAAG aaTCCGAATTCGCCCAGAAGATCGAAATCTTTGAAGCATAAAAACG GAGAGCACAGCAGTAGCGTCAACTCGGATACATACAAG taCAACTACAACTGCGGCATCAGCTACGAAACCTTGGGCCCAGATGAGCTGAGGTCGCTGTTGACGACG CAATGCGGGGTTGTGTCGGAGCACACGAAGAAGATGTGCACACG GTCAACGCTGCCTGACCCTGACACAGTGGCAGAGAGCGATGGCTTTGACGCCTCAGATGGGCAGACTCTGATTGGCCGGCTGCAGTGGGATGGGTCGGacatctctccctctgactccgcctcctccaAAGCAA gcactAATAACTCAGACTCCAAGAAgcccaagaagaagaagaagccatCGCTGGGTCTGGGCGGtggcgggggaggcgggggcggggccagcagtggaggaggcggggccagcggCAGCTCGCAGGGAAGCCTGAGCTTGTCCAATCGCAAGAAAAAGCCCAAGCTGCcggctcctcccacccccagcaTTTACGACGACCTGAATTAG